A stretch of the Anaeromyxobacter sp. genome encodes the following:
- a CDS encoding helix-turn-helix domain-containing protein, whose product MAAVVDDGLWTAKETAAFLKVSVSWTYLHAAAGTLPSVRILGLRRFLPAQIKAFAAGQPVPTSNILSFPVDRAAR is encoded by the coding sequence ATGGCCGCCGTCGTCGACGACGGCCTCTGGACCGCCAAGGAGACCGCGGCCTTCCTGAAGGTGTCGGTCTCTTGGACCTACCTACACGCCGCGGCCGGGACGCTGCCGTCGGTGAGGATCCTCGGCCTGCGCCGGTTCCTCCCAGCGCAGATCAAGGCCTTTGCCGCCGGGCAGCCCGTCCCGACCTCAAACATCCTCTCGTTCCCGGTGGATAGGGCCGCACGTTGA
- a CDS encoding molybdopterin-dependent oxidoreductase — protein MTDLERRIAEGLAELRARFADRIAATPARSDATPQGDGPKNRHGMPQEPPGQNVFEQAEWPVLDIGLTPKVAPAAWKLTVDGAVATPGTFTWDQFHALPQVDDQQDFHCVTGWSILDMTFRGVRFETLAALARPLPEATHVMCHAADGYCTNLPLEEALKPAVLLVHQLDGQPLAVDHGGPVRMVVPELWAWKGAKWINRLEFMTHDRRGYWEIRGYSNTAHPWRDDRMW, from the coding sequence GTGACCGACCTCGAACGCCGCATCGCAGAGGGGCTCGCCGAGCTGCGCGCCCGCTTCGCCGACCGGATCGCCGCCACCCCGGCCCGCAGCGACGCCACGCCGCAGGGCGACGGGCCGAAGAACCGCCACGGCATGCCGCAGGAGCCGCCGGGCCAGAACGTCTTCGAGCAGGCGGAGTGGCCGGTGCTCGACATCGGGCTCACCCCCAAGGTGGCCCCGGCCGCCTGGAAGCTCACCGTCGACGGCGCGGTGGCCACCCCGGGCACCTTCACCTGGGACCAGTTCCACGCCCTGCCGCAGGTGGACGACCAGCAGGACTTCCACTGCGTCACCGGCTGGTCGATCCTGGACATGACCTTCCGCGGGGTGCGCTTCGAGACCCTGGCGGCGCTGGCCCGGCCGCTGCCGGAGGCCACCCACGTGATGTGCCACGCGGCCGACGGCTACTGCACCAACCTGCCGCTCGAGGAGGCGCTCAAGCCGGCGGTGCTGCTGGTGCACCAGCTCGACGGGCAGCCGCTGGCCGTGGACCACGGCGGCCCGGTGCGCATGGTGGTGCCGGAGCTGTGGGCCTGGAAGGGCGCCAAGTGGATCAACCGGCTGGAGTTCATGACCCACGACCGGCGCGGCTACTGGGAGATCCGCGGGTACAGCAACACGGCGCACCCGTGGCGCGACGACCGGATGTGGTGA
- a CDS encoding zf-TFIIB domain-containing protein, producing MDCPRCSVELAAITQDESSINRCSECGGLWVDGTDLNKILLHNNLPALTAIGGQINVEELAGMCPACNVDLVVVEGGEKLGLHYDTCESCGGLWVEGEDVEVVPETASFKEASTELAGFFRAFAKKK from the coding sequence ATGGATTGCCCTCGGTGCAGCGTCGAACTCGCCGCCATCACGCAGGATGAGAGCTCCATCAACCGGTGCTCGGAGTGTGGCGGCTTGTGGGTCGACGGCACGGACCTGAACAAGATCCTGTTGCACAACAACCTCCCCGCCCTGACCGCCATCGGCGGCCAGATCAACGTGGAGGAGCTGGCCGGGATGTGCCCCGCCTGCAACGTGGACCTGGTGGTGGTGGAGGGCGGCGAGAAGCTCGGCCTGCACTACGACACCTGCGAGTCCTGCGGTGGCCTGTGGGTGGAGGGCGAGGACGTGGAGGTGGTCCCCGAGACCGCCTCGTTCAAGGAGGCCTCGACCGAGCTGGCCGGGTTCTTCAGGGCCTTCGCCAAGAAGAAGTAG
- a CDS encoding ATP phosphoribosyltransferase has product MTSELITVAVPKGRLLDEASKLFEEALDVSPKALLSGTRKLAADAPEAGLRFISIRAADVASYVEHGAAAVGVAGLDVLREEPRDLYEPLDLGIGRCSVIVAWPKGGTPLPKGVAPRIATKYTNLASAHFAARGLPAEIIHLHGSIEVAPSLGLADGIVDITETGETLKANGLEVAETVLEVSARLIVNRVALKLHAERLRRLIDALRRVVPAAGAGGR; this is encoded by the coding sequence ATGACCTCCGAGCTCATCACCGTGGCCGTGCCCAAGGGGCGCCTCCTCGACGAGGCGTCCAAGCTCTTCGAGGAGGCGCTGGACGTCTCGCCCAAGGCGCTGCTCTCCGGCACCCGCAAGCTGGCCGCCGACGCCCCTGAGGCCGGGCTGCGCTTCATCTCCATCCGCGCCGCCGACGTGGCCAGCTACGTGGAGCACGGCGCCGCCGCGGTGGGGGTGGCCGGGCTGGACGTGCTGCGCGAGGAGCCGCGCGACCTCTACGAGCCGCTCGACCTGGGCATCGGGCGCTGCAGCGTCATCGTGGCCTGGCCCAAGGGGGGCACGCCGCTGCCCAAGGGGGTGGCCCCGCGCATCGCCACCAAGTACACCAACCTGGCCTCGGCCCACTTCGCCGCCCGGGGGCTGCCGGCCGAGATCATCCACCTGCACGGCTCCATCGAGGTGGCCCCCTCGCTGGGGCTGGCCGACGGGATCGTGGACATCACCGAGACCGGCGAGACCCTCAAGGCCAACGGCCTGGAGGTGGCCGAGACCGTGCTGGAGGTGTCGGCCCGGCTCATCGTCAACCGGGTGGCCCTGAAGCTCCACGCCGAGCGGCTGCGCCGGCTGATCGACGCCCTGCGCCGGGTGGTGCCCGCCGCCGGCGCCGGTGGGCGTTGA